A DNA window from Agarivorans sp. TSD2052 contains the following coding sequences:
- a CDS encoding SLC13 family permease, with translation MSDTDSLQKISQFLNSNPAFAACDKEDLARLLANVTIQKFAEGEVLCQSGDQANNLYYLLNGQLETTNKDQAKGPISGFFGEESTLGMRSYIYDIEVVDCAEVVVLPLAAVKALDRYSSFKQCLLDSFHARLAGQTYIEVDLAPKVEVEIGYRLLIGWLFALITPVMIYFGLTLSGEPLHQDAIYFASILGICSIMWIFRLLPDYVPGLFAILSAVLLGISSSESAFSGFSSNSFFMALSILGLSAVIRSSGLSYRMLLHLLLIGPASKIWYNLSFFSVGALLTPVVPTVNGRVTIVAPFLKDLLSGASKEAREQEGPRLKASLLFGASLLSPIFVSSKSVNFIVLGMLPQQVQQYFQWLDWLLAAIVCGLVVLALYTVALCWIYRNKQALKIPKSISRQQLRTLGPLNPAEWSSVLGLIVLIASLLFANIHRIEVAWVALAILFYLLMFGFLNTNQFRSKIDWSFLVFLGSLIGMVDIINQVELDVWLTSKIYWLAIYMQQSLALFVVMLALIVSVVRLVLPINATVVILATLLIPASIEVGVNPWVIGFLILFLSESFFWPFQASYYMQFLSLTSGVVTADESKLMKLNLSVYLFKLVAVYLSIPYWQSMGLI, from the coding sequence ATGAGTGATACCGATTCCCTACAGAAGATCAGTCAGTTTTTAAATAGTAATCCGGCTTTTGCCGCTTGTGACAAAGAAGACTTAGCGCGATTGCTCGCTAATGTCACGATTCAAAAATTTGCTGAAGGAGAGGTACTCTGCCAATCCGGAGACCAAGCCAATAATCTTTATTATTTGCTCAATGGTCAGTTAGAAACCACCAATAAGGATCAGGCAAAGGGACCTATCAGTGGTTTTTTTGGTGAAGAGTCAACACTGGGCATGCGTAGCTATATCTACGACATCGAAGTGGTCGATTGTGCCGAAGTGGTAGTATTACCGCTCGCGGCGGTGAAAGCTTTAGATCGTTATTCCAGTTTTAAGCAATGCCTATTAGATAGCTTTCATGCCCGTTTGGCCGGGCAAACCTATATTGAAGTTGATTTAGCGCCTAAAGTAGAAGTCGAAATAGGCTATCGCTTGTTGATTGGCTGGTTATTCGCGTTGATTACACCAGTAATGATTTACTTCGGTCTTACGCTTAGTGGCGAGCCTTTGCATCAAGATGCCATTTATTTTGCGTCTATCTTAGGCATCTGTTCCATTATGTGGATCTTTCGATTGCTTCCCGACTATGTGCCAGGGTTATTTGCCATACTCAGTGCGGTATTACTGGGTATAAGCTCTAGCGAATCGGCTTTTTCCGGATTTTCTAGCAATAGTTTTTTCATGGCTTTAAGCATTTTGGGTTTAAGTGCCGTGATCAGATCGTCTGGCCTCAGTTATCGAATGCTGTTGCATCTTTTACTCATTGGTCCGGCGTCAAAAATTTGGTACAACCTCAGTTTTTTCAGTGTAGGCGCGTTGTTAACACCTGTTGTACCCACGGTGAATGGTCGTGTAACTATTGTCGCGCCGTTCCTCAAAGATTTACTCAGTGGCGCTTCTAAAGAAGCTCGTGAGCAAGAAGGACCGCGTTTAAAAGCTAGCTTGTTGTTTGGCGCAAGTTTGCTCTCACCAATATTTGTTAGTAGTAAATCAGTAAACTTCATTGTACTGGGCATGCTGCCACAGCAGGTACAACAGTATTTTCAATGGTTAGATTGGTTGCTGGCCGCCATTGTTTGTGGTTTGGTTGTGTTGGCTTTATATACCGTTGCGTTGTGCTGGATATACCGCAACAAACAAGCGTTAAAGATCCCAAAATCTATCAGCCGGCAGCAGCTCAGAACGTTAGGCCCACTTAACCCCGCTGAATGGTCTTCAGTACTTGGGCTTATTGTGTTAATCGCCAGTTTGCTGTTTGCCAATATCCATCGGATTGAAGTGGCTTGGGTCGCGTTAGCCATATTGTTTTACTTATTGATGTTCGGCTTTTTAAATACCAATCAGTTCCGTTCAAAAATTGACTGGAGTTTTTTGGTTTTTTTGGGTTCGTTGATCGGCATGGTCGACATTATAAATCAGGTAGAATTGGATGTTTGGTTAACCAGTAAAATATATTGGTTAGCAATATATATGCAGCAAAGTTTGGCCTTATTCGTAGTAATGCTAGCGCTTATCGTTAGTGTCGTCCGTTTAGTGTTACCTATCAATGCGACAGTGGTCATTTTAGCCACCTTGTTGATTCCCGCATCTATAGAAGTAGGAGTGAATCCATGGGTGATTGGCTTCTTAATACTGTTCCTTTCAGAAAGCTTTTTTTGGCCGTTTCAGGCTTCTTATTACATGCAGTTTTTAAGTTTAACCAGCGGCGTCGTCACCGCTGATGAATCGAA
- a CDS encoding GFA family protein encodes MNRLKGSCLCGGVEFDVNDKFEQFHLCHCDQCKKVSGSAHVANLFIRPIHFQWIKGQSLVKQFDLPGRAISNGFCGACGSAMPYLSSTKHWVIIPAGSLDSSPSLAPQDHIFTAEQASWYHQVSQLKQFEGFPE; translated from the coding sequence ATGAATAGACTAAAAGGTAGCTGTTTGTGCGGCGGTGTTGAATTTGACGTGAATGACAAATTTGAGCAATTTCATTTATGTCATTGCGATCAATGTAAGAAAGTCTCGGGGAGTGCTCATGTGGCTAATCTGTTTATAAGGCCTATTCATTTTCAATGGATAAAGGGGCAATCGCTAGTTAAACAATTTGACCTACCTGGTCGGGCTATCTCCAACGGATTCTGCGGTGCTTGTGGTAGCGCTATGCCCTATTTATCGAGCACAAAGCATTGGGTAATTATTCCGGCGGGATCCTTAGATAGCAGCCCAAGCTTAGCCCCTCAAGACCACATTTTTACCGCAGAACAAGCCAGTTGGTATCATCAAGTAAGCCAACTTAAACAGTTTGAGGGTTTCCCAGAATAG
- a CDS encoding sensor domain-containing diguanylate cyclase: MKANLLCRMGKLPFIVLLCCWFTLSKAYAEPLTALHVNGLEDGLRLGQHFQVWHDQDGRADLADAMAAFRLNNFKRLESKGSTGLQAGAFWSVFYLHNDSDKPITLNLEYVDHQLIYLNAYQRNTQDPSFLEIADLALSNSFSERLVSHQRFVVPVELGAGETHQFYFRFGSDEKGFVFPELRLWQPDKMHYVQSIELGSIAFLVGGLALMAIISLVTGIATNDKTYYAYFVYASTKLATWPTILGFTHMFFIRDDFHWSYMSLTGAMSIMTGVIFARIFLQTKLYTPRLDYVLKFMILNAGLLALAALTRETVFSVMLITIALLLYPVLAIASLIRWYQGSRESAVYTLGWIVLVVGLFSQALRDLGLVEHTFVTYYWPVVASYSEMMVIMVAMGIHLFRLRRLKEQAELRYRSQLERAKQELEILVFERTQALEIAKSEAEKEARTDLLTGINNRRSFMAKAEAMFDRCRNRSHPMSMLMFDIDHFKKINDTHGHAIGDKALQLFANAIENEIRDGDVFGRLGGEEFGLALSADKDTATQTAERLRSEVEKLVVDAGGVQVRFTTSIGVALMDSEESIEQLISVSDQALYRAKESGRNKAMVA; encoded by the coding sequence TGGGCAAACTGCCGTTTATTGTTTTATTGTGTTGCTGGTTTACGCTATCCAAAGCCTATGCAGAACCCCTTACCGCACTTCACGTCAATGGCCTAGAAGACGGCTTACGCCTAGGACAACACTTTCAGGTTTGGCATGACCAAGATGGCCGAGCCGATTTGGCCGATGCCATGGCCGCATTTCGTTTAAACAACTTTAAGCGACTGGAAAGCAAAGGCTCTACGGGTTTACAAGCTGGCGCGTTCTGGAGTGTCTTTTATTTACATAATGATAGTGATAAACCTATAACTCTTAACCTAGAGTATGTTGACCATCAGCTCATCTACTTGAATGCTTACCAACGCAATACCCAAGACCCTAGCTTTTTAGAAATAGCAGACCTAGCTCTCAGTAACTCTTTTTCCGAGCGTTTAGTGAGTCATCAGCGCTTTGTGGTACCTGTTGAGCTTGGTGCTGGCGAAACACATCAGTTCTATTTTCGATTCGGCTCTGACGAGAAGGGATTTGTATTCCCTGAATTAAGGCTCTGGCAACCCGATAAAATGCACTACGTGCAAAGCATCGAGCTAGGCAGTATTGCCTTTCTAGTTGGGGGCTTAGCCTTAATGGCGATTATCTCATTAGTTACCGGTATCGCCACCAACGATAAAACCTACTATGCCTATTTTGTTTATGCCTCTACTAAGTTAGCGACTTGGCCAACCATTCTTGGTTTTACTCACATGTTTTTCATTCGTGATGATTTTCATTGGAGTTATATGTCTCTCACTGGGGCAATGTCGATCATGACCGGTGTTATATTTGCGCGCATTTTCTTGCAAACTAAGTTATATACGCCTCGCTTAGATTATGTGCTCAAATTTATGATTCTTAATGCCGGCTTATTAGCCTTGGCTGCACTCACTCGTGAAACGGTATTCTCGGTGATGCTTATCACTATAGCCTTGTTATTGTATCCGGTACTGGCCATCGCAAGTTTGATTCGTTGGTATCAAGGCTCTCGTGAATCCGCAGTGTATACCTTAGGTTGGATAGTGCTTGTGGTTGGCTTGTTTAGCCAAGCATTGCGTGACTTAGGTTTAGTTGAGCATACGTTTGTCACTTATTATTGGCCGGTGGTCGCTTCTTACAGCGAGATGATGGTAATAATGGTAGCTATGGGGATTCATTTATTCCGTCTACGCCGCCTAAAAGAGCAAGCAGAGTTGCGTTACCGTAGTCAATTAGAACGGGCTAAACAAGAGCTTGAAATTTTGGTTTTTGAACGTACACAGGCATTAGAAATAGCCAAATCAGAAGCTGAGAAAGAAGCCCGTACAGACCTATTAACGGGCATTAATAACCGGCGTAGTTTTATGGCCAAGGCTGAAGCGATGTTTGACCGTTGTCGTAATCGCTCTCACCCAATGTCGATGTTAATGTTTGATATAGACCACTTTAAAAAGATTAATGATACTCATGGCCATGCCATTGGAGATAAAGCCTTACAATTGTTTGCTAATGCGATAGAAAATGAAATCCGAGATGGCGATGTATTTGGCCGCTTAGGTGGCGAAGAGTTTGGACTTGCCTTAAGTGCTGATAAAGATACCGCCACTCAAACAGCTGAACGTTTACGCAGCGAAGTTGAAAAGTTAGTTGTTGATGCAGGAGGAGTTCAAGTTCGCTTCACGACGAGCATTGGTGTCGCATTGATGGATTCTGAGGAAAGCATTGAACAATTAATTAGCGTATCTGACCAAGCACTTTATCGCGCTAAAGAAAGCGGGCGAAATAAGGCCATGGTTGCTTAA